TCGAGGATCCGCCCGTCCGGGCTGACGACGATGACGTACTCGCCGATGCGGTCCACGACGAGGGCGCGCGCCACCGGGGCGAACGCGATGAGGTCCTGCCGGAAGATCGCCCAGGCCATGATCGCGCCGGTCGCGGCGAACCCGAGGGGAGTCGGCTGCGTGAGGCCCGGGAGCGCGTCGAAGACGCTCAGCACGTTCACGGCCACCGGCACGAGCGACGCGAGCAGGACGCTGAGGTACTGGCGCCGGAAGACCTGCGGCGCCTTCCACCACCCGACCGCGAGCGTGACCATGCCGACGAGCAGCAGCCCGTAGCTGTACGCGGTGTGCACCCAGAAGGCCGGCCCGTGCTCCCACAGCTGCGGCGTCGCGAGCTCACCCGTGCCGGGGCCGTGGTAGAGCAGGCGGTGCCACGGGTTCGTCGCGGCGACTGCGGTCACGAGCACCGGCTCGACCGCTAGCAGCGCGAGCAGCCGCCGGCTCGGGGACCAGTCGCCGGTAGCGACGCTGCGCGCGAGGACCGTGAACGCGAGGACGAGGAGCCCGATGCCCGGGTACACCGCGAGGCTGGCCACCGCGCTGACGGCGTCACCGGCGCCACCGGCCTGGAGCGCCGCGACGACGGACCACCAGCCGGCGCCGACCGCGACCGCCGCGAGGGACGTCGCCGTCACCGCCCGCCCGACGCGGTTGCGCCACGCGTAGACCGCGACGGTGGTGCACAGGATCGCCGACGCGACGTACACGGACGCGACGAGCGGACCCATGCCCACCTTCCCGGGACTGCGCGGCCCGGCGGGCCCCGTCGACCTGCCCCATCGGCAGCCGGTCGGGAAAGGCAAGCCGTCGGCCGACCGCACGGTCAGGATCATCCGACCGCGCGCTCAGGCCCCGGCGACCTCGTCGGCGGCCTCGTCGGACCCGTCCGCGGCGTCGTCCGCCGGGTCGAGCCGCACGGGCCGGGCGGGCGCGCGCGAGCCGTCACCGGGCGGGGGCGCGCGCCGGACGAGGTTGCGCCCGTGGTCCTTCGCCTCGTACAGCGCCCGGTCGGCGGCGAGCAGGAGGTCCGTGACGGTCCCCCCGCTGACCGGGTAGGCCGCGACCCCGGCGCTGAGCGTGCACCGCACGACGCGCTCACCGCTGCCGAGGGGCTCCGCCTCGCACCGGCGGCGCAGCGTCTCGGCGAGCACGGCCCCCTCGGTCAGGTCGGCCCCCGGCACGACGACCACGAACTCCTCACCGCCCCAGCGCGCGGCGAGCGCACCCACGGGCACGCACTCGCGCAGCCGCTGCGCCATCGCGATGAGCACCGCGTCGCCGGTCAGGTGACCGTGCTCGTCGTTCACGCGCTTGAACCGGTCGAGGTCGAGCACGACGACCGCGAGCGGCTCGCCGGCTCCGGCGGCCTCGCCGAGCATCGGGCCGAAGCGCTCCATGAGGTGGCGCCGGTTGTGCAGGTCGGTGAGGGGGTCGCGCACCGCCTGCTCGGCGAGGTCGCTGCGGAGCCGCTCGATGGTCGCGAGCTGCTCGACGAGCCGGGCCCGCTGCGCGTTGACCTCGGTCACGTCGCGCGCGACGAGCACGGTGCCGATCTCCCGCCCGCGCCCGTCGACGAGCGGCGACGCGCGCACCTCCAGGTCGACGGGCGTCCCGGCGACGACCAGCGTGAGGTGCGCGGGCTCGTCCTCCGCGGCGACGAGCCGGCCGTCGGCGTCGAACAGGCCCCAGCACGACATGACGACCCGCGCGGGCATCCCGATGAGCTGGGTGGTGCCGAGCCGTGGGCCGGCGGTCGCGACGAGCAGCTTGAGCGCCGCCGGGTTCGCGTCGATCAGGCGCCCGTCGGGGCTGAGCGCGATCACGGGGTCGCTGATGCGCTCGATGAGCACGTCGCGGGCGACGGGCGCGAACGCGATGAAGTCCTGCCGGAACATCGCGTTCCCGATGACCCCGGCCGTGACCGCGAAGCCGAGCGGCGTCGGGTCGCCCAGGTCGCCGAACGCGCCGGTGAGGTTGACGACGTTGACGAGCACCGGCACGACGGAGGCCAGCAGCAGGTTCCAGCGCTGGCGCCGGAACGCGGGCGGCGCCGTCCACCAGCCGCGCGCGACGAACACGAGGCCCGCCCCGATGAGCACGTAGGAGTACAGCGCGTGCAGCCAGAACAGCGGCGCTCGCTCCCACAGCATCGGGTCGCCGAGCGTCGCCGCCGCGGTGCCGGAGTAGAAGAGCTCGTGCCACGGGTTCGTCGCGGCGGTCACCGTCACGAGGATCGGCTCGACGCTCAGGCCCGCGAGCACCGCCCGGCTCGGCGCCCACCCCGTCCCCGTCGCGCTGCGGCCGAGGCACGCGAACGCCCCGACGGCGACGGCGACGCCCGGGAACGACGCGAGCGCGGCGACGGACTGCACGCGCGGGTCGAACGGTCCGACGCTGATGGCGTCCGCGAGGCTCCACCACGCGCCGGCGACGGCGAGCACCCCGAGCGACGTCGCCGTCACCGTGCGCGGGCCCCGGCGCCGGAACGCGCCGATCGCGACCACGACGAACACCACGACGGCGGCCAGGTAGACGAGCAGGTGCACGACCGGGCTCACGTGCCTGCGCACCCCCCTCGCCCCGCGTGAACGCTCACGCGTGCACGCACCGCCGCGCGCCGCGGCGACCCAGGGGCGGCCGGGCGAGAATCTCGTCGTCCGCCGCGCCCCCGTCCGGAGCACGCGCGGTCCGTGGTGCGATGGCTTCACACCCGGTGTCCAGGTCATCGTCGCACCTCCCCCGCGGGAGTGCGTCCGGCGTTCGGGGGAGCCTCAGCGCCGTGCCGCGGTCCCCACCGTGGCCGCCGCGGACACGTCGCCGACCACCACCGCGTCGATGAGCTGGCGCGCCCACGCGAGCAGCGCCTCGCCGTGCAGCGGCTTGCCGCCGATGCGCGCCGTCGTCGGGAACGGCACGAGGATCGTGCGGATCGCCGGCTTGAGCACCGTGCCGGGGTAGAGCCGCTTGAGCCGCATCTGCGCCGACTCGGGCAGCTCGACCGGCGCGAAGCGCACGAACTTGCCCTGCGCGGTGACGTCGCTCAGGCCGGCCGCGCGCACGCGGGTCCGGAACGCCGCGACGTCGAACAGGTTGTTCACGGCGTCCGGGACCGGGCCGTACCGGTCCACGAGCTCCGCGCGGACCTCCGCGAGCGCCGCCTCGTCGACCGCGGCGGCGATCTTGCGGTACGCCTCGAGGCGCAGGCGCTCGTGGGCGATGTAGTCGTGCGGCAGGTGCGCGTCGACGGGCAGCTCGATCGTGACGTCGGGCAGCTCCTCCTCGACCTCGCCGCGGAAGCCCGCGACGGCCTCGCCGACCATCCGGATGTACAGGTCGAAGCCGACGCCCTCGATGTGCCCGGACTGCTCGCCGCCGAGCAGGTTGCCCGCGCCGCGGATCTCGAGGTCCTTCATCGCGATCGCCATGCCCGCGCCCAGGTCGGTGTTCGCCGCCATCGTCGCGAGCCGGTCGTGCGCGGTCTCGGTGAGCGGGCGCTCGGGCGGGTACAGGAAGTAGGCGTACGCACGCTCGCGCCCGCGGCCCACGCGCCCGCGCAGCTGGTGGAGCTGCGAGAGGCCGAGCAGGTCGGCGCGCTCGAGGATGAGCGTGTTCGCGTTCGAGATGTCGAGGCCCGTCTCGACGATCGTGGTGCAGACCAGCACGTCGAACTTCTTCTCCCAGAAGTCGACGATGACCTGCTCGAGCTGGTGCTCGGGCATCTTGCCGTGCCCGACGGCGACCCGGGCCTCCGGCACGAGCTCGCCCAGGCGCGCCGCGACCCGCTCGATCGACTCGACGCGGTTGTGCACGTAGAAGACCTGGCCCTCGCGCAGCAGCTCGCGGCGGATGGCCGCGGTGATCTGCTTCTCGTCGTACCCGCCGACGAACGTGAGCACCGGGTGGCGCTCCTCGGGCGGCGTCGCGAGCGTCGACATCTCGCGGATGCCGGTGACCGCCATCTCGAGCGTGCGCGGGATCGGGGTCGCGCTCATCGCCAGCACGTCGACGTTGGTCCGCAGCGCCTTGAGCGTCTCCTTGTGCTCGACGCCGAACCGCTGCTCCTCGTCGACGATCACGAGCCCGAGGTCCTTGAACCGGACCTCTCCCGTGATGAGCCGGTGCGTGCCGATGACGACGTCGATGCTGCCGTCGGCGAGCCCGTCGACGATCGCCTTGCTCTCCGCGGCGGTCTGGAAGCGCGAGAGCGCCTTGACCACGACCGGGAACGCCGAGTACCGCTCGGTGAACGTGTCGAGGTGCTGCTGGACGAGCAGCGTCGTCGGCACGAGCACCGCGACCTGCTTGCCGTCCTGCACGGCCTTGAACGCCGCGCGCACCGCGATCTCGGTCTTGCCGTAGCCGACGTCGCCGCACACGAGCCGGTCCATCGGGACGGGCTTCTCCATGTCGGCCTTGACCTCGTCGATCGTGGCGAGCTGGTCGGGGGTCTCGACGTACGCGAACGCGTCCTCGAGCTCGCGCTGCCAGGGGGTGTCCGGGGCGAACGCGTGCCCGGGCGTCGCCATGCGTGCCGAGTACAGGCGGATGAGCTCGGCGGCGATCTCCTTGACCGCCTTGCGCGCACGGCCCTTGGTCTTGGCCCAGTCGCCGCCGCCCATCTTGTTCAGGCTCGGCGCCTCGCCGCCCACGTACTTGGTCACCTGGTCGAGCTGGTCCGTCGGCACGAACAGCCGGTCCCCGGGCTGGCCCCGCTTGCTCGACTGGTACTCGATGACCATGTACTCGCGCGTCGCGGCGGTCGCGCCCGAGCCGATCGTGCGCTGCACGAGCTCGACGAAGCGCCCGACGCCGTGCTGCTCGTGCACGACGTGGTCGCCCGGCCGCAGCTGCAGCGGGTCGACCGTGTTGCGCCGGCGGGACGGCATCTTGCGCATGTCGCGCGTCGAGGTCCCGGTGCGGCCGGTGAGGTCGGACTCGGAGAACACCGCGAGCCGCAGGCCCTCGGCGACGAACCCGGGACCGACGGGTGCGGGCACGACGAGCACGACGCCACCCTCGGGCGCCGCCTCGATCGTCGGCACGAGCCGCGCGGGCACGTCGGCGGCCTTGAGCTGCTCGGTCATGCGCTGCGCGGGGCCGTGCCCCTCGGTCGCGAGCACGAGGTGCCAGCCGGCCTGCTGGAGCGCGCGCACGTCGGCGACCGCCCGGTCGACCTCGCCGCGGTACCGCTCGACGTCGCGCGCCGCCACGACGAGCGTCTCGCCCGCGCCGGTCAGCACGTCGCCCGTCGCGTGGTCGTCCGTGAGCCCGGCCCGCTCGATGCGGTTCCCGGTCTCCTCGGCACGCGCGACTCCCTCGGCGTCGAGCGTGAACGGGCTGAGCGTCCACCACCCGAGCCCGCGCACGGCCGCGAGCGCCCGCACCTCGGCGAACGAGGCGAACGACGCCGCGGACAGGTCGAGCGGCGTCGCACCGCCTGCCGCCGCGGAGGTCCACGCCGCCGCGAGGAACTCCTCGGTCGTGGCCACGAGGTCGTGCGCACGCCGCCGGACCCGCTCGGGGTCGACGAGCACGAGCAGCGCGTCGTCGGGCACGAGGTCGAGCACGGGCACCATGCGCTCGACGAGCGCCGGCGCGAGGGACTCCATGCCCTCGACCGCGATCCCGTCGGCGAGCTTCTCGAGCATCTCCGCGGCACCCGGGAGGTGGTCCATGAGCGCGATCGCACGGCCGCGCACGTCGTCCGTCAGCAGGATCTCCCGGCACGGCGGCGCCCAGAGCCCGTGCGAGGCGATCTCGAGGCTGCGCTGGTCCGCGACGGAGAACCAGCGGATCTCCTCGACGTCCTCGCCCCAGAACTCGATGCGCAGCGGGTGGTCCTCCGTGGGCGGGAACACGTCGAGGATCCCGCCCCGCACCGCGAACTCGCCGCGCTTCTCGACCATGTCGACGCGCGCGTACGCCGCGCCGACGAGCCGGTCCGCGAGCTCGGCGAGGTCGGCGCGATCCCCGACCGCGAGCGCGACGGGCTCGAGCTCCCCGAGACCGTCGACGACGGGCTGGAGCAGCGCGCGCACCGGCACGACGAGGACGCGGATCGGGCCCGTGAGGCCGTCGTCGTCGGTCGGGTGCGCGAGGCGGCGGAAGACCGCCAGCCGGCGCGCGACCGTGTCGCTGCGGGGCGAGAGCCGCTCGTGCGGGAGCGTCTCCCACGCGGGCAGCACCGCGACCGCGTCGTCGGGGAGGTAGCAGCGCAGGGAGGCGGCGAGCTCGTCGGCGTCGCGCCCGGTCGCCGTGACGACCACGAGCGGCCGCCCCGCGGCTCCCCCGGCCGGCCCGTCCGCGCCTGTTCCGTCCGAGGCCCGGGCACCCGCGAGCGCCGCGAGCAGGGGCGGCCGCACGCCCGCGGGGCCGACGACGTCGACCTCTCCCCGCGAGCGGACGAGCTCGACGGCGCGCGCGGCGTTCGGGTCGGCGAGGAGGGCGGGCAGCAGGCCGGTGAGGTTCATGGTTCCCTTCGCAGGCGCTCCCGCGGCCGGCAGGAGGGCGCAGCAGCGGGGGCACGACAGCACAGGCGCCCCGGAACCGTGCGGTCCCGGGGTCGTCGTGCTGGAAGTCTACGAGCCGCGTCCCACACGCACACGGCGGCCGCGGGCTCCGCGGCGTCCGGGCTCAGGCCTGGCTGAGGAGCTCGGACCCGACCGCGGGGAGCACCTGGACCGCGGCCGCCGGCTCCTCGGCCGGCGGGGCGACCCCGTCGAGCCGCGCGAGCGCACGACGCAGGGCGGTGCTCGACGTGTGCGCGGTGTACGGGAAGTAGTGGACCTCGACGCCGACCGCCGCGAAGTCGCGCTCGAGCTTGTCGCCCTTGGGCGTCCCGCGCCAGTCGTCGCCCTTGAAGATCACGTCGAAGCCGACCGAGCGCCACGTGTCGACCTTGTCGGGCACCACCTCGGCGACGACCTCGTCGACGAACGAGATGTGCCGGACGATCTCCATGCGCTCAGCGAGCGGCACGACAGGACGCGAGCCCTTCGTGAGCTCGAGCATCTCGTCGGAGACCACGCCCGCGATCAGGTGATCGCAGTGCTGCTTGGCGAGCCGCAGGATGTTGAGGTGACCGACGTGGAACAGGTCGTACGCACCCGGTGCGTAGCCGATACGTGCCATGCCTGGTCCCCCGGTCCTGAAGTGGCGGCAGGGTCGCGAGAGCGGCCCGGCCGGCGTCGTCGCAGCGCCACGATATCGACGCAAACGGGCATTGACGACACACCAGGAGGTAATTCACCCGCGCGGCCGCGACCGTCCGGGTGGGTGGGGAGCCTCGCGAACCTGGCGCTGTGTCACGATGGAACGGTTGCCCGGGGCGCTGCCCCAGGTGGACGTACGCACCCGGGACGTGGGCACCGCGAGGCGGGCCCGACGTCCCCACCGGCCGCAGCTGCCCCGACGAAGGACGGTCGATGGAACCGAGCGAGTACCTGTCGATCCTGCGACGGAACTGGCTGCTGCTCGTGGTCGCCGCCGTCCTCGGCTTCGGCGGCGGGTACGCCTACGCGCAGACGGTCCCGCCGAGCTACCGCGCGAAGGCCAGCGTCTTCATCGCCGTCCCGCCCGGCGCGACCGTCGGCGAGGACGTGCAGGGCTCGACGTACGTGCAGAACACCGTCCCGAGCCTCGCGCGCCTCGCCGTCCAGCCCGTCGTGCTCGAGGAGGTCATCGACGACCTCGACCTCGGGACCACCGCAGGGTCGCTCGCCAAGACGATCACCGTCGAGAGCCCGCTCGACACCTCGATCCTCGAGATCTCCGTGGTGAGCGGCGAGGCCGAGCGCTCCGCCGCGATCGCCAACGGGGTCGCGGACCAGCTCCCGGAGTCGGTCGCCGAGCTCATGGGCGAG
The Cellulomonas sp. NS3 DNA segment above includes these coding regions:
- a CDS encoding histidine kinase N-terminal 7TM domain-containing diguanylate cyclase, which produces MSPVVHLLVYLAAVVVFVVVAIGAFRRRGPRTVTATSLGVLAVAGAWWSLADAISVGPFDPRVQSVAALASFPGVAVAVGAFACLGRSATGTGWAPSRAVLAGLSVEPILVTVTAATNPWHELFYSGTAAATLGDPMLWERAPLFWLHALYSYVLIGAGLVFVARGWWTAPPAFRRQRWNLLLASVVPVLVNVVNLTGAFGDLGDPTPLGFAVTAGVIGNAMFRQDFIAFAPVARDVLIERISDPVIALSPDGRLIDANPAALKLLVATAGPRLGTTQLIGMPARVVMSCWGLFDADGRLVAAEDEPAHLTLVVAGTPVDLEVRASPLVDGRGREIGTVLVARDVTEVNAQRARLVEQLATIERLRSDLAEQAVRDPLTDLHNRRHLMERFGPMLGEAAGAGEPLAVVVLDLDRFKRVNDEHGHLTGDAVLIAMAQRLRECVPVGALAARWGGEEFVVVVPGADLTEGAVLAETLRRRCEAEPLGSGERVVRCTLSAGVAAYPVSGGTVTDLLLAADRALYEAKDHGRNLVRRAPPPGDGSRAPARPVRLDPADDAADGSDEAADEVAGA
- the mfd gene encoding transcription-repair coupling factor produces the protein MNLTGLLPALLADPNAARAVELVRSRGEVDVVGPAGVRPPLLAALAGARASDGTGADGPAGGAAGRPLVVVTATGRDADELAASLRCYLPDDAVAVLPAWETLPHERLSPRSDTVARRLAVFRRLAHPTDDDGLTGPIRVLVVPVRALLQPVVDGLGELEPVALAVGDRADLAELADRLVGAAYARVDMVEKRGEFAVRGGILDVFPPTEDHPLRIEFWGEDVEEIRWFSVADQRSLEIASHGLWAPPCREILLTDDVRGRAIALMDHLPGAAEMLEKLADGIAVEGMESLAPALVERMVPVLDLVPDDALLVLVDPERVRRRAHDLVATTEEFLAAAWTSAAAGGATPLDLSAASFASFAEVRALAAVRGLGWWTLSPFTLDAEGVARAEETGNRIERAGLTDDHATGDVLTGAGETLVVAARDVERYRGEVDRAVADVRALQQAGWHLVLATEGHGPAQRMTEQLKAADVPARLVPTIEAAPEGGVVLVVPAPVGPGFVAEGLRLAVFSESDLTGRTGTSTRDMRKMPSRRRNTVDPLQLRPGDHVVHEQHGVGRFVELVQRTIGSGATAATREYMVIEYQSSKRGQPGDRLFVPTDQLDQVTKYVGGEAPSLNKMGGGDWAKTKGRARKAVKEIAAELIRLYSARMATPGHAFAPDTPWQRELEDAFAYVETPDQLATIDEVKADMEKPVPMDRLVCGDVGYGKTEIAVRAAFKAVQDGKQVAVLVPTTLLVQQHLDTFTERYSAFPVVVKALSRFQTAAESKAIVDGLADGSIDVVIGTHRLITGEVRFKDLGLVIVDEEQRFGVEHKETLKALRTNVDVLAMSATPIPRTLEMAVTGIREMSTLATPPEERHPVLTFVGGYDEKQITAAIRRELLREGQVFYVHNRVESIERVAARLGELVPEARVAVGHGKMPEHQLEQVIVDFWEKKFDVLVCTTIVETGLDISNANTLILERADLLGLSQLHQLRGRVGRGRERAYAYFLYPPERPLTETAHDRLATMAANTDLGAGMAIAMKDLEIRGAGNLLGGEQSGHIEGVGFDLYIRMVGEAVAGFRGEVEEELPDVTIELPVDAHLPHDYIAHERLRLEAYRKIAAAVDEAALAEVRAELVDRYGPVPDAVNNLFDVAAFRTRVRAAGLSDVTAQGKFVRFAPVELPESAQMRLKRLYPGTVLKPAIRTILVPFPTTARIGGKPLHGEALLAWARQLIDAVVVGDVSAAATVGTAARR
- a CDS encoding adenylyltransferase/cytidyltransferase family protein, with translation MARIGYAPGAYDLFHVGHLNILRLAKQHCDHLIAGVVSDEMLELTKGSRPVVPLAERMEIVRHISFVDEVVAEVVPDKVDTWRSVGFDVIFKGDDWRGTPKGDKLERDFAAVGVEVHYFPYTAHTSSTALRRALARLDGVAPPAEEPAAAVQVLPAVGSELLSQA